One Amaranthus tricolor cultivar Red isolate AtriRed21 chromosome 1, ASM2621246v1, whole genome shotgun sequence DNA window includes the following coding sequences:
- the LOC130821674 gene encoding uncharacterized protein LOC130821674 translates to MSSICISNCIEDTRVPTRVRATYVNLYKWPESDAEFVRSVSFRGPGHPRPKVVESVSCRQIYLKSYTFTRKESVNEKTKKCIGRVKERVVNGSSSKKRSSNESKNELNKEKKSIKNVKEVSCSTLKSIFRKLLFCSASVDVVDGNEYA, encoded by the coding sequence ATGAGCTCAATATGCATTTCAAATTGTATAGAAGACACTAGGGTTCCTACAAGAGTACGCGCCACGTATGTAAACCTCTACAAATGGCCGGAATCCGACGCCGAATTCGTCAGATCGGTAAGTTTTCGAGGCCCCGGTCACCCGAGGCCGAAAGTAGTGGAGAGTGTATCGTGTAGGCAAATTTACTTAAAAAGTTACACTTTTACAAGGAAAGAAAGTGTGAATGAAAAGACTAAGAAATGTATTGGACGAGTCAAGGAACGAGTTGTGAATGGAAGTAGTAGTAAGAAGAGATCAAGCAATGAGTCAAAGAACGAGTTAAACAAGGAGAAGAAATCAATTAAGAATGTTAAAGAAGTATCATGTTCAActcttaaatctatttttagaaagttgtTGTTTTGTTCGGCAAGTGTGGATGTTGTGGATGGGAATGAATATGCATAA